In the genome of Acidovorax sp. 69, the window ATCGTGAACGCCACGCGCACCAAGCAGCTGACCAACTTCCGCGTGAGCGGCAAGGAAGACGCCATCAAGATCACGCCTCCGATTGACGCCACGCTGGAATACGCTGTGGAATTCATTGAGGACGACGAACTGGTCGAAATCACGCCCAAGTCCATCCGCATCCGCAAGCGGTTCCTGACGGAAAACGAGCGCAAGCGCGCAGGCCGTTCCTGAGCTGCTTTGCCGGGTGGAGCCGTTGCTATGGCGGCTTGAACCGGTAGCATCGGTGTGCAGCGAGTAGCTGTACTCCCGATGCGCGACCCGAAGGGCCACCGCCATGCTGTGGCCCTTTTTGCCGTCTTGAATTCCCGGTTTCTCTCGTCTCCCCAGATTCCATGAACTGCAGGTTCCCATGTTGAAGCTCACGCACTCCCGCGCGGTTGTTTTGATGGTGGCGGTGACCCTGATGTGGTCCATCGCTGGCGTGGTCACGCGCCACCTGGAGCATGCGCGCAGCTTTGAAGTGACGTTCTGGCGCAGCTTTTTCACGCTGCTGGCATTGCTGGTCATCTTGCCCGTTTTGCAGGGGCGCGCGGTGTTTGCTTCGATGCGCCACAGTGGCCGTGCCCTCTGGATCTCTGGCGTGTGCTGGAGCGTGATGTTCACCGCCTTCATGGTGGCGCTGGTGTTGATGCCAGTGGCCAATGTGCTGGTTACCATGGCAGTGGGCCCGCTGCTCACGGCGCTGTTTGCGCGCGTTTTTATTGGTCATCACATCGCACCGCGCACCTGGGCTGCGATTGCGGTGGCAGGCCTTGGCATTGCGTGGATGTACGGCTCGCAGATGGCCGGCTTGCCGCTGGCGGGGACGTTGGTGGCGCTGTGTGTGCCCGTGGCGGCGGCCGTCAACTGGACGGTGGTACAACATTCGCAGCGGCATGGCCATGCGGTGGACCTGGTGCCCGCTGTGCTGGTGGGGGCCGTGATCTCTGTGCTGGCCACGCTGCCGCTGGCTCTGCCATTTCAGGCGTCGGTGCACGACCTCGGCTTGCTGGCGCTGCTGGGCGTGGTGCAATTGGCGATTCCCTGCGTGCTGGCCGTGCGCTGCGGACGTGTGCTCAAGGCGCCAGAGATGGCGCTGCTGGGCTTGCTGGAAGTGATCTTTGGCATCTTGCTGGCATGGCTGGGCGCGGGCGAAGAGCCCGGCGGCGCCGTGCTGACGGGAGGCGCGTTGGTGATTGGTGCGCTGGTTTTCAATGAAATACTCGGTTGGAAGGAACAAAAATGACGGAGACGGTAGTTTCGGATGTGTTGAGTGAAGTGCGTGGTCAGGTCGGCTTCATTACGCTGAACCGCCCGCGTGCGCTCAATGCGTTGTCGCTGGGCATGGTGCGGGATCTCATGGGCGTGCTATTGGCCTGGCAGAACGATGCGCGTGTGCTGGCCGTGGCGATTCGGGGCAGCAACAAGGAAGGCCCATTTGGTGCCTTTTGTGCGGGCGGCGACATCCGCTTTCTGCACCAGGCGGGAAGCCAGGGCCACCCGCTGCTGGAAGACTTCTTCACCGAGGAATACGCGCTCAACCACCTCATCCATAACTACACCAAGCCCTACATCGCGTTCATGGACGGCATCGTCATGGGCGGCGGCATGGGTATCAGCCAGGGCGCTGCGCTGCGCGTGGTGACCGAGCGCACCAAGATGGCCATGCCCGAGACGGCGATTGGCTTGTTCCCCGATGTGGGTGGGGGCTACTTTCTGAGCCGCTGCCCCGGCCGGGTGGGCGAATGGCTGGCGCTGACGGGGGACGCCATCGGCGCGGGCAATGCCATCGAGAACCAGTTGGCCGATGGCTGCCTGCCGGCCGACCAGCAAGCTGCCGTGTGGGATAGCTTGGGCACGCAGGGCTTTGCCAATGGTGCTGCCATCAAAGATTATGTTGCTTCAAAATTCGTAGCTGCTGGCGCTTTGCAGTCAAGCGCTAGAGGCCAAATTGACCAATATTTTTCGCTCCCCACCGTGGGAGAGATCGTAGAGGCGCTGGAAGCGGCCGACACCGAATGGGCGCAGGCCACGGCTGCCACCCTGCGCAAGCGTTCGCCATTGATGCTGCATGTGGTGCTGGAGCAGATCCGTCGTGCCCGCACCATGGGTCTGTCCGATGACCTTCGCATGGAACGCGACATGGTGCGCCACTGTTTCTTTTTGCGCCCCGGCCAGAGCGAAACGGTGGAGGGCATCCGCGCACTGGCCGTGGACAAGGACCACACGCCGAAGTGGAGCCCCAGCCGTATCGAAGACGTGACGCCCGAGATGGTTGCCCCGTTTTTTGCCAGCCCCTGGCCTGCGCACGCACATCCTCTGGCATCTCTGGTCTGATCTGTCGTTGGTTCCATCGGGCCGTTAAACCGCCCGCCCGGTGGGGCGGGCGTTACGGCTGCAACTGTGGGTACACCGCCGTGGCCAGGTCCAGCAGTTCGGTGCGTGACAGCTTCCCGCTCAGGGCATAGCCAAAGCCTGCGTCGGTCCAGTAGAAGCCCGGCACCGGGCCTTCCTGCGTGAATTGAAAGGCGGTGCTGCTTGCCGGCACCGCTGAAGCGGGAGTGGGTGTGCCAGGGGTGCCTTGGGCCGCAGGCGCCACGGGGCCTGTCAGGGCTCCCAGATACAGCGTGATGCGTTGGCCGGCTCCGTTCTGGTACATGAACTGCGCGCGCGCGCCCGTTTCTCCTGGCAATAGCCTGCCTCCCACCAATTCATACCCCTGAGCAGCAAGAGCGGGCACTTTGAGCGGTCTGTCTAGCCGTTTGGACAGCCACTGCACCAGATGGTCCTGCTGCGCGGCCGTCACTTCGACAGGATGGCGCACTTCAGGCTGGTACACCGCATGTGCTACGGCGGCTTGGTGGGCGAAACGTTGTACGGGAGCGATGGCTTGCAGCGCTGCATCGCCTGCGGGCGTTCTGCCGGGGGTGTGGCGGGACCACTCGCTGCGTCCCACCCATCCCAGTGCAAAAGCCACCCATACCGAAGCGGCCATGCCGCCCCAGCGCCACCACCGCGCCTGTTGCTCTCTGCGCTCTGCAGTGCGCGACGCGGCGGCGAGCAGGGCATCCGGCACGGGGGCGTGGAGCAGATTC includes:
- a CDS encoding DMT family transporter, which translates into the protein MLKLTHSRAVVLMVAVTLMWSIAGVVTRHLEHARSFEVTFWRSFFTLLALLVILPVLQGRAVFASMRHSGRALWISGVCWSVMFTAFMVALVLMPVANVLVTMAVGPLLTALFARVFIGHHIAPRTWAAIAVAGLGIAWMYGSQMAGLPLAGTLVALCVPVAAAVNWTVVQHSQRHGHAVDLVPAVLVGAVISVLATLPLALPFQASVHDLGLLALLGVVQLAIPCVLAVRCGRVLKAPEMALLGLLEVIFGILLAWLGAGEEPGGAVLTGGALVIGALVFNEILGWKEQK
- a CDS encoding enoyl-CoA hydratase/isomerase family protein — protein: MTETVVSDVLSEVRGQVGFITLNRPRALNALSLGMVRDLMGVLLAWQNDARVLAVAIRGSNKEGPFGAFCAGGDIRFLHQAGSQGHPLLEDFFTEEYALNHLIHNYTKPYIAFMDGIVMGGGMGISQGAALRVVTERTKMAMPETAIGLFPDVGGGYFLSRCPGRVGEWLALTGDAIGAGNAIENQLADGCLPADQQAAVWDSLGTQGFANGAAIKDYVASKFVAAGALQSSARGQIDQYFSLPTVGEIVEALEAADTEWAQATAATLRKRSPLMLHVVLEQIRRARTMGLSDDLRMERDMVRHCFFLRPGQSETVEGIRALAVDKDHTPKWSPSRIEDVTPEMVAPFFASPWPAHAHPLASLV
- a CDS encoding anti-sigma factor, which produces MDTHPQSPRPYAGDDSPWHALVDGQLPPKQADALRQQLLSDESAQDTVAHWQTQRARLQALHQNLLHAPVPDALLAAASRTAERREQQARWWRWGGMAASVWVAFALGWVGRSEWSRHTPGRTPAGDAALQAIAPVQRFAHQAAVAHAVYQPEVRHPVEVTAAQQDHLVQWLSKRLDRPLKVPALAAQGYELVGGRLLPGETGARAQFMYQNGAGQRITLYLGALTGPVAPAAQGTPGTPTPASAVPASSTAFQFTQEGPVPGFYWTDAGFGYALSGKLSRTELLDLATAVYPQLQP